One region of Engraulis encrasicolus isolate BLACKSEA-1 unplaced genomic scaffold, IST_EnEncr_1.0 scaffold_46_np1212, whole genome shotgun sequence genomic DNA includes:
- the LOC134444143 gene encoding P2X purinoceptor 7-like, with amino-acid sequence MADNAAFFDDYEDFEDYEDEFDGRPYMFEPEYTEEELLERRRRREREGERAQAEEAAAQQESLAAQPRTTGSWWCSCESCDKMPTEEECFCCKDWDVLHGHTEGVACVTLGEGFRSLLHLWVLEAFFHVPKVNWKKRPTPEGPNGSLSTKQCRLVAYRVFLEWALQGQQLGRRQRLVLPSCVVNAIRKQYPCPTGTYHGFQEADEATSII; translated from the exons ATGGCGGACAACGCGGCTTTTTTCGACGATTACGAGGATTTCGAAGATTATGAGGACGAGTTTGATGGGCGTCCTTATATGTTCGAACCGGAGTATACCGAGGAAGAATTACTCGAGCGccgcagaagaagagagagagagggagaaagagcgcaAGCTGAGGAGGCTGCGGCACAGCAAGAGTCTCTCGCCGCACAGCCTCGTACCACAGGTAGCTGGTGGTGCTCTTGCGAAAGCTGCGACAAAATGCCCACCGAAGAGGAATGCTTTTGTTGCAAAGACTGGGACGTTCTGCACGGACACACGGAAGGTGTTGCGTGTGTTACCTTGGGAGAAGGTTTCAGGTCGCTTCTGCACCTTTGGGTTTTGGAGGCTTTTTTCCACGTCCCAAAGGTAAACTGGAAGAAAAGACCCACGCCGGAGGGACCAAATGGATCTTTATCCACAAA acaGTGCAGACTGGTCGCGTACCGCGTCTTCTTGGAGTGGGCACTTCAGGGACAGCAATTAGGACGCCGTCAGAGACTGGTCCTTCCCAGCTGCGTTGTAAACGCCATTCGAAAGCAATACCCGTGTCCCACCGGCACCTACCATGGGTTCCAGGAAGCTGACGAGGCTACCAGCATCATTTGA
- the LOC134444138 gene encoding uncharacterized protein LOC134444138, with translation MEPMGFQRGLNHLLYLGVDVGVIVTDRSPSIRKMMRESYANIRHEYDPWHVNKSLKKKLVTISNKKDNRELRPWVRSITNHLYWACSSSHGDGQECVRRWLTILNHIRGIHRWEDNGREYTCAHRPLSEDEQEKKRWLEHDSSAFRAFREVAQDKNLLRDLQQMALFKHTGSIEVYHNVTLKYAPKRLHFTYDSMRARTQLAIMDHNMNIGRQQATTREASSPEAPA, from the exons ATGGAGCCAATGGGCTTTCAGAGAGGCCTAAATCACCTTCTTTACCTTGGAGTGGATGTCGGGGTGATTGTGACTGACAGATCGCCATCTATAAGAAAAATGATGCGGGAAAGTTATGCGAACATCCGCCATGAATACGATCCATGGCATGTCAATAAGA GTCTAAAGAAGAAACTGGTGACCATCTCCAATAAGAAGGACAACCGCGAACTGCGTCCATGGGTGAGATCAATCACCAACCACTTGTACTGGGCATGCAGTTCCAGCCATGGTGATGGGCAG GAGTGTGTGAGACGATGGCTGACCATTCTGAACCATATACGTGGGATACACAGATGGGAAGATAATGGACGCGAGTACACCTGCGCTCATCGACCACTGTCTGAGGATGAACAAGAGAAGAAACGGTGGCTTGAACATGATTCCTCCGCTTTTCGTGCCTTCAGAGAGgtggcccaggacaaaaatcTCCTTCGAGACCTGCAGCAGATGGCTCTTTTCAAGCACACTG GATCTATCGAAGTATACCATAACGTGACCCTGAAGTATGCTCCAAAGAGGCTTCATTTCACGTATGACTCAATGAGAGCCAGAACTCAGTTGGCCATCATGGACCATAACATGAACATTGGCAGGCAACAGGCGACAACACGTGAGG CCTCCTCGCCAGAGGCGCCTGCTTGA